The window AAGATACGCCATCAGGCCACTGGGAAATTGCGGGTGTGCCTGTGCTATTCGACTGGGGTTATTTCTCTGATGAAGAAAACAGCTTCCCACAAGAACTGTTGGACACTTTAGTTGAGAAAGCTAACTTACCGGGCTATTTAGGTAACTGTCATTCATCAGGTACAGTTATCCTTGATCAACTGGGTGAAGAGCATATGAAAACAGGGAAACCTATTTTCTATACCTCTGCTGACTCAGTATTCCAAATTGCGTGTCACGAAGAAACTTACGGCTTAGATAAACTGTATGAGTTGTGTGAAATTGCGCGTGAAGAGTTAACCAAAGGTGGTTATAACATTGGCCGTGTTATCGCGCGTCCATTTGTTGGTGACAAGGCCGGTAACTTCACACGTACAGGTAACCGCCATGACTTAGCGGTAGAGCCACCAGCACCAACGGTATTGAAAAAATTAGTTGATGAAAAACAAGGTGAAGTCGTCTCTATCGGTAAAATTGCGGATATTTACGCTCACGTAGGTATCACTAAGAAAATCAAAGCCACAGGCATTGATGCGCTGTTCGATGCCACTGTTGAAGAAATGAAACTGGCGGGTGACAACACTATCGTTTTCACTAACTTTGTGGATTTTGACTCTGCATATGGCCACCGCCGTGATGTGGCCGGTTATGCCGCAGCATTAGAATTATTCGACCGCCGTTTACCTGAGCTGATGAAATTAGTTAAAGAAGACGACATTCTAATTTTAACGGCTGACCACGGTTGTGACCCAACTTGGCCAGGTACTGACCATACCCGTGAGCACATTCCTGTGTTGGTTTATGGCCCGAAAGTGAAACCAGGTTCATTAGGTCATCGCGAAACCTTCGCGGACATTGGGCAGACAGTGGCTAAGTACTTTGATTTGTCGCCGATGGATTATGGTAAACCAATGCTCTAACACCCATTACCCGTCATACTTTGAGCTGTAGCGGTGTTGGCTGCACAAAATCACCCTAATCACATACTGATGTATGCTCATAGGGATGATTTTCTTTGCCGC is drawn from Providencia huaxiensis and contains these coding sequences:
- the deoB gene encoding phosphopentomutase; the encoded protein is MKRTFIMVLDSFGIGAAHDAHKFGDEGSNTLGHIADACARGEADIGRKGPLHLPNLTKLGLGKAGEESSGSFPAGLDPKAEIIGAYGYASEISSGKDTPSGHWEIAGVPVLFDWGYFSDEENSFPQELLDTLVEKANLPGYLGNCHSSGTVILDQLGEEHMKTGKPIFYTSADSVFQIACHEETYGLDKLYELCEIAREELTKGGYNIGRVIARPFVGDKAGNFTRTGNRHDLAVEPPAPTVLKKLVDEKQGEVVSIGKIADIYAHVGITKKIKATGIDALFDATVEEMKLAGDNTIVFTNFVDFDSAYGHRRDVAGYAAALELFDRRLPELMKLVKEDDILILTADHGCDPTWPGTDHTREHIPVLVYGPKVKPGSLGHRETFADIGQTVAKYFDLSPMDYGKPML